From a region of the Tenggerimyces flavus genome:
- a CDS encoding putative glycoside hydrolase encodes MRRLSVVLTVGVLAVAMLCGPATASGPVRPLEAGQARSFWLHLNGTPVSDAMIATEAQRRDYVVLNAWEGHLIPKLKAANPAIEVFVYKDLSSTRSYACRDGVDDPQLPTGVGYCDAEANHPEWFLLGSDGQRLEYAGYPGHWQMDVGDPDYQATWVANVVASSTAAGFDGILMDNALFPCDAYHAGTCPAKYPTDAAIQDAYVSMLASTREELVAAGLRTVANLSNARLYEGVWDTYTEHLDGGFDEWWLTFSDDDLLSEYPEGWSRQVAEVASNEARGKITWVQPHFTPGAERPFRYALASYLMASDDAAAIAEMGRTDGYGDPTPWHGEYDWDLGAATGPYRSVGTNLFRRDFACGAAVVNANRTDSAPRTVELGGEYLDHDGAAVTSIALAGTSGAVLRKSC; translated from the coding sequence ATGCGCAGGTTGTCTGTCGTTCTCACCGTCGGTGTGCTCGCCGTCGCGATGCTCTGTGGGCCGGCGACTGCTTCCGGGCCGGTGCGGCCCCTCGAAGCAGGACAGGCGCGATCGTTCTGGCTGCATCTGAACGGCACGCCGGTCTCCGACGCGATGATCGCCACCGAGGCACAGCGGCGCGACTACGTCGTGCTGAACGCCTGGGAAGGCCACCTGATCCCCAAGCTGAAGGCGGCGAACCCGGCCATCGAGGTGTTCGTCTACAAGGACCTGAGCTCGACGCGCAGCTACGCCTGCCGGGACGGTGTCGACGACCCGCAGCTGCCCACCGGTGTCGGGTACTGCGACGCCGAGGCGAACCACCCGGAGTGGTTCCTGCTGGGCTCGGACGGGCAGCGGCTCGAGTACGCGGGCTACCCCGGACACTGGCAGATGGACGTCGGCGACCCCGACTACCAGGCGACGTGGGTGGCGAACGTGGTGGCGAGCAGCACCGCGGCCGGGTTCGACGGCATCCTCATGGACAACGCCCTGTTTCCCTGCGACGCCTACCATGCCGGGACCTGCCCAGCGAAGTACCCGACCGACGCGGCGATCCAGGACGCGTACGTCTCGATGCTCGCTTCCACCCGCGAGGAGCTGGTCGCCGCCGGGCTGCGCACGGTCGCGAACCTGTCGAACGCCCGGCTGTACGAGGGCGTCTGGGACACGTACACCGAGCACCTCGACGGCGGGTTCGACGAGTGGTGGTTGACGTTCTCCGACGACGACCTGCTCTCGGAGTACCCCGAAGGCTGGAGCCGGCAGGTCGCGGAGGTCGCCTCGAACGAGGCGCGCGGCAAGATCACCTGGGTGCAGCCGCACTTCACCCCAGGCGCGGAGCGGCCGTTCCGGTACGCGCTGGCGAGCTACCTGATGGCGAGCGACGACGCCGCGGCCATCGCCGAGATGGGGCGCACCGACGGCTACGGTGACCCGACGCCGTGGCATGGCGAGTACGACTGGGACCTCGGCGCGGCGACAGGTCCGTACCGTTCGGTGGGGACGAACCTGTTCCGCCGGGACTTCGCCTGCGGGGCCGCCGTCGTCAACGCCAACCGCACCGACAGCGCGCCGAGGACCGTCGAGCTGGGTGGGGAGTACCTCGATCACGACGGCGCGGCCGTGACGTCGATCGCCCTGGCGGGCACGTCCGGGGCCGTGTTGCGCAAGTCCTGTTAG
- a CDS encoding CbrC family protein yields the protein MATPLPTFRYHPDPLATGSIVKSDAECEICCAVRGYRYTGPAFSQVVDEVEAVVCPWCIDDGSAAESLEATFAEPEGWDDDVRLDVIDEVCLRTPGFHSSKRPQWLDHHGDAAEYLGRHTREQLATRGPDAVQAAKEAGEGDTYVLFRCTDCSEFLAYVD from the coding sequence ATGGCCACTCCGCTACCGACCTTTCGCTACCACCCCGACCCGCTCGCGACCGGGAGCATCGTCAAGTCCGACGCCGAGTGTGAGATCTGCTGCGCGGTGCGCGGCTATCGGTACACCGGGCCGGCGTTCTCGCAGGTGGTCGACGAGGTCGAGGCGGTCGTGTGCCCGTGGTGCATCGACGACGGGTCGGCGGCGGAGAGTCTGGAAGCGACGTTCGCCGAGCCGGAGGGGTGGGACGACGACGTACGGCTCGACGTGATCGACGAGGTCTGCCTGCGGACGCCGGGCTTCCACAGCAGCAAGCGGCCGCAGTGGCTGGACCACCACGGCGACGCCGCGGAGTATCTCGGCCGGCACACCCGGGAGCAGCTCGCGACCCGCGGACCCGACGCCGTCCAGGCCGCCAAGGAGGCCGGCGAGGGCGACACGTACGTGCTGTTCCGCTGCACCGACTGCAGCGAGTTCCTGGCGTACGTCGACTAA
- a CDS encoding SDR family NAD(P)-dependent oxidoreductase, with translation MDLQLSGRRALITGGTKGIGRAIVEGFAAEGAAVGFCARTAADVEATEQNLKQHGVPALGRALDVADGAAVTNWVNDVAAEFGGIDIVVANVSALAIPDEEANWQTSFAVDMMGTVRLVNAALPHLERSSAASIVTISSVSGREVDFAAGPYGTFKAAIVQYTQGLAYQLAGKGIRANTVSPGNTFFEGGVWEGIKSGNPDLYEMAVGLNPTGKMGSPEEIANAVVFIASPAASRVSGTNLVVDGALTRGVQL, from the coding sequence ATGGATCTGCAGCTGTCCGGCCGGCGTGCACTGATCACGGGTGGAACGAAGGGCATCGGCCGCGCGATCGTCGAGGGCTTCGCGGCCGAAGGTGCCGCCGTGGGTTTCTGCGCCCGCACCGCCGCCGACGTGGAGGCGACCGAGCAGAACCTCAAGCAGCACGGCGTTCCCGCACTCGGCCGCGCGTTGGACGTGGCCGACGGCGCGGCGGTGACGAACTGGGTGAACGACGTCGCGGCGGAGTTCGGCGGCATCGACATCGTCGTGGCGAACGTGAGCGCGCTCGCGATCCCGGACGAGGAGGCGAACTGGCAGACGTCGTTCGCTGTCGACATGATGGGCACAGTCCGCCTCGTCAACGCCGCCTTGCCGCACCTCGAGCGCAGCTCCGCGGCGTCCATCGTCACGATCTCGTCGGTGTCGGGGCGCGAGGTGGACTTCGCGGCTGGACCGTACGGGACGTTCAAGGCGGCGATCGTGCAGTACACGCAAGGGCTCGCGTATCAGCTTGCTGGCAAGGGAATCCGGGCCAACACGGTGTCGCCGGGCAACACGTTCTTCGAGGGCGGCGTGTGGGAGGGGATCAAGAGCGGCAACCCCGACCTGTACGAGATGGCGGTCGGCCTCAACCCCACCGGCAAGATGGGTTCGCCCGAAGAGATCGCGAACGCCGTTGTCTTCATCGCCAGCCCCGCCGCCAGCCGCGTCAGCGGCACCAACCTCGTCGTCGACGGCGCCCTCACCCGCGGCGTCCAGCTGTAG
- a CDS encoding acetamidase/formamidase family protein, whose amino-acid sequence MDTVEFTPTFEQLAWTFGGVEPIMKIKPGTMLRLWCEDAYSGKLRSTSDLPSQCVDINQVNPQTGPFYVEGAEPGDTLALHFVALEPARDWGVSTLIPFFGGLTGTDRTALLQDALPELTWVYQYDRARHLVTFEAARSDFRLELPAEPMLGTVGVAPPAREVRSSLVPERFGGNMDTPEMKAGATCYLGVNVPGALFSVGDGHYRQGEGEACGTAVEGAMNVTVIVELIKGGAPAWPRIEQDDWLIAIGSSRPLEDAWRIAQVEMITWLGELYGLDPMDGYQVVSQTAKAPIANVVDANYSSAVKIAKSLLPAPNAYGGMHDHLRSLGSA is encoded by the coding sequence ATGGACACCGTCGAGTTCACGCCGACGTTCGAGCAGCTCGCCTGGACGTTCGGCGGCGTCGAGCCGATCATGAAGATCAAGCCGGGAACGATGCTGCGGCTGTGGTGTGAGGACGCGTACTCGGGCAAGCTCCGCTCGACGAGCGACCTGCCGAGCCAGTGCGTCGACATCAACCAGGTCAACCCGCAGACCGGGCCGTTCTACGTCGAGGGCGCCGAGCCCGGCGACACGCTCGCGCTGCACTTCGTCGCGCTGGAGCCCGCGCGCGACTGGGGCGTGTCGACGCTGATCCCGTTCTTCGGTGGGCTGACCGGCACCGACCGGACGGCGCTGCTGCAGGACGCGCTGCCGGAGCTCACCTGGGTCTACCAGTACGACCGCGCGCGGCACCTCGTCACCTTCGAGGCGGCGCGCAGCGACTTCCGCCTCGAGCTGCCTGCCGAGCCGATGCTCGGCACGGTCGGCGTCGCGCCGCCGGCGCGGGAGGTGCGTTCGTCGCTCGTCCCCGAACGGTTCGGCGGCAACATGGACACGCCGGAGATGAAGGCCGGCGCGACCTGCTACCTCGGCGTGAACGTTCCCGGCGCGCTGTTCTCCGTCGGCGACGGGCACTACCGGCAGGGCGAGGGCGAGGCGTGCGGCACCGCGGTCGAGGGCGCGATGAACGTCACCGTGATCGTCGAGCTGATCAAGGGCGGTGCGCCGGCGTGGCCGCGGATCGAGCAGGACGACTGGCTGATCGCGATCGGTTCGAGCCGCCCGCTCGAGGACGCCTGGCGGATCGCGCAGGTCGAGATGATCACTTGGCTGGGCGAGCTGTACGGGCTCGACCCGATGGACGGGTACCAGGTCGTGTCGCAGACCGCGAAGGCGCCGATCGCCAACGTGGTCGACGCGAACTACAGCTCGGCCGTCAAGATCGCGAAGTCGCTCCTGCCCGCCCCGAACGCGTACGGTGGCATGCATGATCACCTCCGTTCGTTAGGAAGTGCGTGA